In the Colletotrichum lupini chromosome 1, complete sequence genome, one interval contains:
- a CDS encoding threonine synthase, with product MATNGTKGEAAANTTHTTSQRYLSTRGEDSGFSFEEVVLKGLASDGGLFIPEHIPQVDDWQSWKDLAFPDLAHKILSLYISPSEIPSADLKGIIDRSYSTFRAPETTPLRHLNDNLYLLELFHGPTFAFKDVALQFLGNLFEYFLVRKNEGKTGKDRHHLTVVGATSGDTGSAAIYGLRGKKDVSVFILHPKGRVSPIQEAQMTTVLDENVHNLAVTGTFDDCQDIVKALFADPDINSTHNLGAVNSINWARILAQIVYYFHSYFSLVKSSETFNLGDKVRFVVPTGNFGDILAGYFAYRMGLPVDKLVIATNENDILHRFWTTGKYEKQPAPPAEAAGGLAQDGVKAHEDGVKETLSPAMDILVSSNFERLLWFLAYEFASSAGMDDEWNKRQAGQEVSSWLKDLKTKGGFGPVYQDVLNSARRDLESERVSDPQTVETIKSYYNKIGYVLDPHSAIGVSASERSVSRAGAEVPHISLSTAHPAKFAGAVDLALKDEEGFDFKAKVLPSEFVGLEDKEKRVTEIVNDWQKVREVVRAQVDEELKAAES from the exons ATGGCCACCAACGGTACCAAAGGCGAGGCCGCCGCCAACACCACCCACACTACCTCCCAGCGGTATCTCAGCACCCGCGGAGAGGACAGCGGC TTCTCCTTCGAGGAGGTCGTTCTCAAGGGCCTCGCCAGCGATGGCGGCCTGTTCATCCCTGAGCACATCCCCCAGGTCGATGACTGGCAATCCTGGAAGGACCTGGCCTTCCCCGACCTCGCCCACAAGATCCTGTCTCTGTACATCTCTCCCTCCGAGATCCCCTCCGCCGACCTCAAGGGCATCATCGACCGAAGCTATTCCACCTTTAGAGCCCCCGAGACCACCCCCCTCCGCCACCTCAACGACAACCTCTACCTCCTCGAGCTGTTCCACGGCCCCACCTTTGCCTTCAAGGACGTTGCTCTGCAGTTCCTCGGCAACCTGTTTGAGTACTTCTTGGTGCGCAAGAACGAGGGCAAGACTGGAAAGG ACAGACATCATCTGACTGTTGTCGGTGCCACGAGCGGTGACACCGGTTCTGCCGCCATCTACGGTCTGCGAGGCAAGAAGGATGTCTCCGTCTTCATCCTCCACCCCAAGGGTCGCGTGAGCCCCATCCAGGAGGCCCAGATGACTACCGTCCTGGACGAGAACGTCCACAACCTGGCTGTCACTGGCACATTCGACGATTGCCAA GACATTGTCAAGGCTCTCTTCGCCGACCCCGACATCAACTCAACCCACAACCTCGGTGCCGTCAACTCCATCAACTGGGCGCGTATCCTGGCCCAGATCGTCTACTACTTCCACTCCTACTTCTCCCTCGTCAAGTCTTCCGAGACCTTCAACCTCGGCGACAAGGTCCGCTTCGTCGTGCCCACGGGTAACTTTGGCGACATCCTCGCCGGCTACTTTGCCTACCGCATGGGTCTGCCCGTCGACAAGCTCGTCATCGCGACCAACGAGAACGACATTTTGCACAGATTCTGGACGACCGGAAAGTACGAGAAGCAGCCCGCGCCCCCCGCGGAAGCCGCCGGCGGCCTGGCCCAAGACGGCGTCAAGGCGCACGAGGACGGCGTCAAGGAGACGCTCAGCCCCGCCATGGACATTCTCGTCTCAAGTAACTTTGAGCGCCTGCTGTGGTTTCTGGCCTACGAGTTCGCCTCTAGCGCGGGAATGGACGACGAGTGGAACAAGAGGCAGGCCGGCCAGGAGGTGTCCTCGTGGCTCAAGGACCTCAAGACAAAGGGCGGCTTCGGCCCCGTCTACCAGGACGTGCTCAACTCGGCCCGCCGCGACTTAGAGAGCGAGCGCGTCAGCGACCCCCAGACCGTCGAGACCATCAAGAGCTACTACAACAAGATTGGCTACGTCCTCGACCCCCACTCCGCCATTGGCGTGTCCGCCTCGGAGCGTTCCGTCAGCCGCGCGGGCGCAGAGGTGCCGCACATTTCGCTCTCCACGGCCCACCCGGCCAAGTTTGCCGGCGCCGTCGACCTGGCTCTCAAGGACGAGGAGGGCTTCGACTTCAAGGCCAAGGTGCTGCCGTCAGAATTCGTCGGCTTGGAGGACAAGGAGAAGAGGGTGACGGAGATTGTCAACGATTGGCAAAAGGTGCGGGAGGTTGTCAGGGCGCAGGTCGACGAGGAGCTCAAGGCTGCCGAGAGCTGA